One genomic window of Anaerolineales bacterium includes the following:
- a CDS encoding response regulator: MDTLEHPILIVEDADYFRELLEATLIHRGYIVVSARDGVEALEEIKKQEPSLILADIMMPRMDGFALAQNLRSNPKTEKIPILFISATFISQEDIDFALSLGAVTFLEKPVDAQELLLTVGEILTGSEIETPEPLSDESFHRGYRKRLESKLKQKYDQIMRARRLVESVPKRQRNEFETLLRQTKAQYRQIAGELEALEKLRGSRKESRS, encoded by the coding sequence ATGGATACGCTGGAACACCCCATCCTCATCGTCGAGGACGCCGATTACTTCCGCGAGCTGCTCGAGGCGACATTGATCCACCGGGGATACATCGTGGTCTCCGCCCGGGATGGGGTGGAAGCGTTAGAAGAGATTAAAAAACAGGAACCATCTCTCATTCTTGCAGACATCATGATGCCCAGAATGGATGGTTTCGCCCTGGCGCAGAACTTACGCTCCAATCCCAAGACGGAAAAGATTCCCATCCTCTTCATATCCGCCACCTTCATCAGCCAGGAGGACATCGATTTCGCGCTCAGCCTCGGTGCGGTGACCTTCCTCGAAAAGCCCGTCGATGCTCAAGAACTGCTGCTCACGGTGGGAGAAATCCTCACCGGATCCGAAATCGAGACCCCCGAACCACTTTCGGACGAGAGTTTCCATCGAGGCTACCGTAAGCGCCTCGAATCCAAGCTGAAACAAAAATACGATCAAATCATGCGAGCCCGGCGCCTCGTCGAGAGCGTCCCCAAAAGGCAGCGCAACGAGTTCGAAACGCTGCTGCGCCAGACGAAAGCGCAGTACAGACAAATCGCGGGAGAATTAGAAGCTCTCGAAAAACTGAGGGGTTCCCGGAAAGAATCCCGCTCGTGA
- a CDS encoding cold shock domain-containing protein: MAKRTTGVVRWFDGSKGYGYIDAEDGENVFVHYRDIVDEKTPFLSQGEQVVFFLENTIIHGPQATDVTRLN, from the coding sequence GTGGCAAAACGCACAACCGGCGTCGTTCGCTGGTTTGACGGCTCAAAAGGATACGGTTACATCGACGCCGAAGACGGTGAGAACGTCTTCGTGCACTACCGGGACATCGTGGACGAAAAAACGCCCTTCTTATCGCAAGGCGAGCAGGTTGTATTCTTCCTCGAAAACACCATCATACATGGTCCTCAGGCAACGGACGTAACCCGCCTCAACTAG
- a CDS encoding DUF2089 domain-containing protein produces MNTMLSTCPVCDQALEITRYHCRSCDTTIEGHFSLGRLGRLSEEELSFVETFIRCEGKLSRMEDELGLSYPTLRGRLTQVIRALGFPLGPEPQRLSDEERHRILDELASGDISSADAMRLLEGE; encoded by the coding sequence ATGAATACCATGTTATCCACGTGTCCCGTGTGTGATCAAGCGCTTGAGATCACCCGCTATCACTGCCGCAGCTGCGACACGACCATCGAAGGTCATTTCAGCCTGGGACGTTTGGGCAGGCTTTCGGAAGAGGAACTCTCCTTTGTGGAAACGTTCATTCGCTGCGAGGGGAAACTCAGCCGCATGGAAGACGAATTGGGTTTGTCCTACCCTACGCTGCGTGGACGCTTGACGCAGGTCATCCGGGCTTTGGGATTTCCCCTGGGCCCTGAGCCACAGCGCTTGAGTGATGAGGAACGCCACCGCATCCTGGACGAGTTGGCCAGCGGTGATATCTCTTCGGCAGATGCGATGCGTCTTCTGGAGGGCGAATAG
- the surE gene encoding 5'/3'-nucleotidase SurE — translation MNKNDKPLILLTNDDGIRSPGLWAAADALSELGFVVVAAPREQSSGYGRSLPNSSDGVIREEEVTVRGKSWEVFAVGGSPAQAVQCGVLEIAPRRPDLVVAGINYGENVGLGVTISGTVGAALEAAALGIPALAVSVEAEPHLHLSYSPEVDFSTAAYFTQRFARVAMRMEWMHDVDVIKVEVPRDATPETPWRLTRLTRAKYYVPLTSTRDNLDEASSVGYTVSQAHETFEPGSDAHALRVLHQVAVTPLSIDLTSRVDFQSLESLFRDRDEIGTDN, via the coding sequence ATGAACAAAAACGATAAACCGTTGATATTGTTGACCAACGACGACGGCATTCGCTCTCCGGGACTATGGGCCGCCGCGGATGCGCTGTCCGAGTTGGGCTTTGTGGTGGTCGCTGCCCCGCGGGAGCAAAGCTCGGGATACGGACGCAGTCTGCCGAACTCCTCGGATGGTGTGATTCGGGAAGAAGAAGTAACCGTGCGCGGAAAATCCTGGGAAGTGTTCGCCGTGGGCGGATCGCCGGCCCAGGCCGTGCAGTGTGGCGTGCTCGAGATTGCGCCACGCCGGCCGGACCTCGTCGTCGCCGGAATCAACTATGGGGAGAACGTCGGTCTGGGTGTGACCATTTCCGGCACGGTCGGTGCGGCTCTGGAAGCCGCAGCTTTGGGAATCCCCGCTCTCGCCGTCTCGGTCGAAGCAGAGCCGCATTTGCATCTTTCGTATTCGCCAGAAGTAGACTTCAGCACGGCGGCTTATTTCACCCAGCGCTTTGCAAGAGTCGCAATGCGGATGGAGTGGATGCACGATGTCGACGTGATTAAAGTAGAAGTGCCGCGTGATGCAACGCCCGAAACGCCATGGCGGTTGACGCGTTTGACCAGGGCGAAGTATTACGTACCGCTCACTTCAACGCGCGACAATCTGGACGAGGCGTCCTCGGTCGGATATACGGTCTCCCAGGCGCATGAAACGTTCGAACCGGGCAGTGATGCGCACGCGCTGCGCGTGCTCCATCAGGTCGCAGTCACACCGTTGAGTATCGACCTGACGTCCCGAGTTGATTTCCAGTCATTGGAAAGCCTATTCCGCGACAGGGATGAAATCGGAACCGACAATTGA
- a CDS encoding class I SAM-dependent RNA methyltransferase, translated as MTIIDLQLSGSAYGGEAFGRDEDGRMTFVAFALPGETVRVEIVDARKSWARARLVEVLEASPERIDPRCPHFTECGGCHYQHAPYDTQLKIKAGILRDQLVRIGGFEAPPTRSIVPSPSPWNTRNQLQFSLADDGRLGFMAASTNDVVPIRECHLPLPEIDEVWPRIDAAERFDLERIILRTGTDGEVLIALQSELEPELDISIDLPASLVWLGPQGVTVIAGNEYLAYDVLDQRFRVSARSFFQVNSLLLDELVRLVLRAIDPKPGETIFDLYAGAGLFSAFIARHGARLVAVEQSLWSCRDFEVNLRAFDDVALYEAPVEMALPSIQEKPDMILVDPPRDGLSREVRDTLIELAPAKLVYLSCDPSTLARDAKRLVQAGFKLESVTPIDLFPQTYHLESLAVFEFSKN; from the coding sequence ATGACGATCATCGATCTACAACTAAGCGGCAGCGCTTACGGTGGAGAGGCCTTCGGCCGCGACGAGGACGGCAGGATGACCTTCGTGGCCTTTGCTCTGCCCGGCGAGACGGTGCGCGTCGAAATTGTCGACGCACGCAAAAGCTGGGCGCGCGCCCGACTCGTGGAAGTCCTCGAAGCGTCTCCCGAGCGAATCGATCCGCGCTGCCCCCATTTCACCGAGTGCGGCGGGTGCCATTACCAGCACGCCCCCTACGACACCCAGCTAAAAATCAAGGCGGGCATTCTCCGAGATCAACTCGTGCGCATCGGCGGTTTCGAAGCACCTCCTACGAGATCCATCGTGCCCTCGCCGTCCCCCTGGAACACGCGCAATCAACTTCAATTCTCGCTAGCAGACGATGGCCGCCTGGGTTTCATGGCCGCGAGCACTAACGATGTCGTGCCCATCCGGGAATGCCATCTTCCACTCCCCGAAATCGACGAGGTCTGGCCCCGCATCGATGCCGCGGAGCGGTTCGACCTCGAACGCATCATCCTGCGCACGGGCACAGACGGGGAAGTGCTAATCGCGCTGCAGAGCGAACTCGAGCCCGAGCTAGATATCAGCATCGATCTTCCCGCCTCGCTGGTATGGCTCGGTCCACAAGGTGTGACCGTCATCGCCGGAAATGAATATCTCGCCTATGACGTGCTCGATCAGCGCTTCCGAGTGTCGGCACGCTCGTTCTTTCAAGTGAACAGCCTGCTGCTCGACGAATTGGTCCGACTCGTCCTCCGTGCCATCGACCCCAAGCCCGGAGAAACCATCTTCGATCTCTATGCCGGCGCAGGCCTGTTCAGCGCTTTCATCGCGCGCCACGGTGCAAGGCTCGTTGCGGTGGAACAATCCCTCTGGTCGTGCAGAGATTTCGAGGTCAATTTGCGAGCGTTCGACGATGTTGCATTGTACGAAGCCCCGGTGGAGATGGCCCTGCCCTCGATTCAGGAGAAGCCCGACATGATCCTCGTCGACCCGCCGCGAGATGGTTTGAGCCGGGAAGTTCGCGACACGCTCATCGAACTCGCTCCGGCAAAATTGGTCTACCTGTCTTGCGATCCCTCCACACTTGCCCGCGACGCCAAGCGGCTCGTCCAGGCCGGCTTCAAGCTGGAATCCGTCACCCCGATCGATCTCTTCCCCCAGACCTACCACCTCGAATCGTTGGCGGTTTTCGAATTTTCCAAGAACTGA
- a CDS encoding alanine--glyoxylate aminotransferase family protein, translating into MPKLFIPGPTNVADEVLEAQTKAVIGHRSQALADLMGRIQPMMKQVFQTENRVFITASSGSGLQEGALRNCVAERLLICVCGAFGERWHAVAVSNAIPVDRLDANWGEPNTAEQVAAALQSKKYDALAIVHNETSTGVENPLADIAARARQVNSDLMILVDAVSSAAGVDIPVDEWDLDVLLTSSQKCFALPPGLAFAAVSERALQRAERIPHRGWYFDFLLYKRYLERNMTPATPAVTLLYALEKQLERILEEGIRSRFERHRELARLAQSWAQDRFALFAAEGYRSKTVTTVRNTRGIDFNQLSSFLQKSDMVLANGYGKLKGETFRIGHMGETTSADLQSLLDQIDAFLALRE; encoded by the coding sequence ATGCCTAAGCTTTTCATCCCCGGGCCGACAAACGTCGCAGACGAAGTACTCGAGGCACAAACGAAAGCCGTAATCGGTCACCGCAGCCAGGCACTTGCAGATCTCATGGGCCGAATTCAGCCGATGATGAAACAGGTATTTCAAACCGAAAATCGTGTTTTCATCACCGCATCGTCGGGAAGTGGGCTGCAGGAAGGTGCGCTGCGTAACTGCGTCGCCGAACGATTATTGATCTGCGTTTGTGGCGCTTTCGGAGAGCGCTGGCACGCTGTTGCCGTGAGTAATGCGATCCCCGTCGATCGCCTCGACGCCAACTGGGGAGAACCCAACACGGCGGAGCAAGTCGCAGCCGCACTCCAAAGCAAGAAGTATGATGCGTTGGCGATCGTTCACAACGAAACCTCGACGGGAGTCGAGAATCCCCTCGCGGACATCGCCGCGCGGGCGCGCCAGGTCAATTCCGATTTAATGATTCTGGTAGACGCCGTCTCCTCGGCCGCCGGAGTCGATATCCCCGTGGACGAATGGGATCTCGACGTTTTGCTGACCTCCTCCCAAAAATGCTTCGCCCTCCCACCGGGCCTCGCCTTTGCGGCCGTCAGCGAGAGAGCGCTGCAGCGTGCCGAGCGCATCCCACATCGCGGCTGGTATTTCGACTTTCTACTCTACAAGCGATACCTGGAGCGCAACATGACTCCCGCCACGCCTGCAGTCACTTTACTCTACGCCCTCGAGAAGCAGCTCGAACGTATCCTCGAGGAAGGAATCCGGTCCCGCTTCGAACGCCACCGCGAACTAGCCCGACTCGCACAATCCTGGGCGCAGGACCGTTTTGCCCTCTTCGCCGCCGAAGGATACCGTTCGAAAACCGTCACGACCGTGCGCAACACTCGCGGCATCGACTTCAACCAACTCAGTTCCTTCCTGCAAAAAAGCGACATGGTCCTGGCCAACGGCTACGGGAAACTCAAGGGCGAAACCTTCCGCATCGGACACATGGGGGAGACGACGTCAGCGGATCTTCAATCGCTGCTCGATCAAATAGACGCCTTTTTGGCCCTACGAGAATGA
- a CDS encoding inositol monophosphatase family protein — MTSDRYTFAKNLTREAGVIIRQGYGNAKEIRKKGEIDLVTEYDLRSERFVVERLQRAFPEDAIVAEESGEYNEGSGHWFLDPLDGTVNFAHGVPVFSISLAYMVNGQLELGVIYDPLRDELFHARRGQGAWLDDQRLNVSSVKSLNQSLLATGFAYDIRTRIDNNLDHFSHLALRTQGVRRLGSAALDLAYVAAGYFEGYWEMCSFPWDIAAGTLMVTEANGVVSRAIGDRLDVSRATSIVATNGNIHNELVDALAEGILPPYEQEAKLKPLDEKRSS, encoded by the coding sequence GTGACCAGCGACCGATATACATTCGCCAAGAACCTGACCCGCGAGGCCGGCGTCATCATACGGCAAGGCTACGGAAACGCCAAAGAGATACGCAAGAAGGGGGAAATCGATCTCGTCACGGAATACGATCTGCGTTCCGAGCGGTTTGTGGTCGAGAGACTGCAGCGAGCTTTCCCGGAAGACGCCATCGTCGCCGAAGAGAGCGGCGAATACAACGAAGGCTCCGGTCATTGGTTCCTGGATCCACTGGATGGAACCGTCAACTTCGCTCACGGCGTACCGGTGTTCTCCATCTCGCTCGCTTACATGGTAAACGGCCAGCTCGAACTCGGCGTGATTTACGATCCGCTGCGGGATGAGTTGTTCCACGCCCGACGTGGTCAAGGCGCGTGGCTGGACGATCAACGGCTAAACGTTTCGAGTGTGAAATCGCTCAATCAAAGCCTGCTGGCAACGGGTTTCGCATACGACATCCGCACTCGCATCGACAACAACCTGGACCATTTCTCCCATCTCGCCCTACGAACGCAGGGCGTTCGCAGACTGGGCTCTGCCGCACTGGATCTCGCCTACGTCGCAGCCGGGTATTTTGAAGGTTACTGGGAGATGTGCTCCTTCCCCTGGGACATCGCCGCAGGCACGTTGATGGTGACTGAAGCCAACGGGGTTGTCAGCCGTGCGATCGGCGACCGCCTCGATGTCAGTCGAGCCACTTCCATCGTCGCCACGAATGGGAACATTCACAACGAATTGGTCGATGCCCTTGCTGAGGGAATCCTTCCCCCTTACGAGCAGGAAGCCAAACTCAAACCCCTGGACGAAAAACGATCCTCGTAA
- a CDS encoding HD domain-containing protein gives MPTLEEAKSWYDPNDPVHGFDHVQRVLHMAEYLGRELGADLEVIRAAALLHDAAGAHPQSQVPREQHEHASAEFGRQVLQEEGWPQDRIDAVLHCILAHRYRGNLKPKTLEAKILFDADKLDVIGAFGIARTIGYAVQAGLPIYQAPSKKFLEKGETEPNEAHSAYHEHLRKLRHVKDRLMTEPARAIGERRYQLLSDFFEQLAVEASCDVPDRASG, from the coding sequence ATGCCGACCCTCGAAGAAGCAAAGAGCTGGTACGACCCCAACGATCCGGTTCATGGATTTGACCACGTTCAGCGCGTGCTGCACATGGCGGAATACCTGGGACGGGAACTCGGTGCGGACCTGGAAGTTATCCGGGCCGCCGCCCTGCTGCATGACGCGGCCGGCGCGCACCCACAATCTCAGGTGCCTCGTGAGCAGCATGAACATGCTTCTGCCGAATTCGGTCGCCAGGTGCTGCAGGAGGAAGGCTGGCCGCAAGACCGTATCGATGCCGTCTTGCACTGCATCCTGGCGCACCGCTATCGCGGCAATTTGAAACCAAAAACATTGGAAGCGAAGATCCTTTTCGATGCCGATAAACTCGATGTGATCGGCGCCTTCGGAATTGCGCGTACGATTGGCTATGCTGTGCAAGCCGGCCTTCCCATTTACCAGGCGCCGTCGAAGAAATTCCTCGAAAAGGGGGAAACCGAGCCGAACGAAGCGCACAGTGCATATCACGAGCACCTGCGCAAGCTGCGCCACGTGAAGGATCGTCTGATGACGGAGCCGGCGCGTGCCATCGGCGAACGCCGCTACCAATTGCTGAGTGATTTCTTCGAACAGCTTGCCGTGGAAGCGAGTTGTGATGTGCCGGATCGGGCCAGCGGGTGA